One genomic region from Streptomyces sp. NBC_01431 encodes:
- a CDS encoding crotonase/enoyl-CoA hydratase family protein, with protein MPDETAPVVRSERRGPVTTVVLSRPGARNAVDGPTARALADAFRAFEADEQAAVAVLWGEGGTFCAGADLKAIGTERGNAVAEDGDGPMGPTRLRLSKPVIAAVAGHAVAGGLELALWCDLRVVEEDAVFGVFCRRWGVPLIDGGTVRLPRLIGAGRAMDLVLTGRPVDSAEALAIGLADRIVPSGTVRAAAEELAAQIAAFPQTCLRHDRMSLLEQEGLAEPEALLNEVRHGVRALGEATEGAARFAAGAGRHGTFEGSN; from the coding sequence GCAGCGAACGACGCGGCCCGGTCACGACCGTGGTGCTCTCGCGGCCCGGAGCGCGCAACGCGGTGGACGGCCCGACCGCACGGGCGCTCGCCGACGCCTTCCGCGCCTTCGAGGCCGACGAGCAGGCCGCGGTGGCCGTGCTGTGGGGCGAGGGCGGCACGTTCTGCGCGGGTGCGGACCTGAAGGCCATCGGCACCGAGCGCGGCAACGCGGTGGCCGAGGACGGGGACGGGCCGATGGGACCGACCCGGCTGCGGCTGTCCAAACCGGTGATCGCGGCCGTCGCCGGACACGCCGTGGCGGGCGGCCTGGAACTCGCGCTCTGGTGCGATCTGCGGGTCGTGGAGGAGGACGCTGTATTTGGAGTGTTCTGCCGACGTTGGGGCGTTCCCCTGATCGACGGCGGAACGGTACGCCTGCCGAGGCTGATCGGGGCGGGCCGCGCCATGGACCTCGTCCTGACCGGGCGGCCGGTGGACTCGGCGGAGGCTCTGGCCATCGGCCTCGCCGACCGGATCGTGCCGAGCGGGACGGTCCGCGCCGCCGCCGAGGAACTCGCCGCGCAGATTGCCGCGTTCCCCCAGACCTGTCTGCGCCACGACCGGATGTCCCTGCTCGAACAGGAGGGCCTGGCCGAACCGGAAGCGCTGCTCAACGAGGTGCGCCACGGGGTCCGCGCACTGGGGGAGGCGACCGAGGGGGCGGCGAGGTTCGCCGCCGGGGCGGGCCGGCACGGAACCTTCGAGGGTTCCAACTGA